From a single Nicotiana tomentosiformis chromosome 2, ASM39032v3, whole genome shotgun sequence genomic region:
- the LOC108949214 gene encoding uncharacterized protein isoform X1, which produces MRIGSRSFEEPVLQASRLQFRTSLSSSAIEMARTCNSDTDTQDAAQETIATIVAQGRTKKPSTQKRKGKSTKGVQVPRVEHEEGVEHDEQIAQDPVPPPTAAPAQTAISPEVGQMFNAVNSAMEMFKAFMANQNERRDEIPLQSNRQNNFESSRVNEFLKLSHPLFHGSITDEDPMLWPEGVKKALRTMKAFDDEAVELAAYQLRDVAGAWFEMWEKERDEDDGPPTWKNLKRPSWLTLSQKRIGKLRLHSSNNSSKGIKVCKSTTWNS; this is translated from the exons ATGCGTATTGGCTCAaggagttttgag gaaccggttttgcaggcgagcaggctACAGTTTAGGACTTCCCTCTCTTccagtgctattg AAATGGCTCGTACTTGCAACTCTGACACCGACACTCAGGATGCTGCTCAAGAGACTATTGCTACTATTGTGGCTCAAGGTAGAACTAAGAAGCCTTCAACTCAGAAAAGGAAGGGTAAATCCACAAAGGGGGTTCAAGTACCCCGGGTTGAACATGAAGAAGGGGTGGAGCATGATGAGCAAATAGCTCAGGATCCAGTGCCACCCCCAACAGCAGCTCCGGCTCAGACAGCTATATCTCCAGAGGTGGGTCAGATGTTTAATGCTGTCAACAGTGCTATGgagatgtttaaagccttcatggcCAACCAGAACGAGAGAAGAGATGAGATACCACTTCAATCAAATAGACAGAACAATTTTGAGTCCTCAAGAGTGAATGAATTTTTAAAGTTGAGTCATCCATTGTTCCATGGTTCTATAACTGATGAAGATCCAATGTTGTGGCCGGAGGGTGTCAAGAAAGCCCTCCGAACGATGAAGGCATTTGATGATGAAGCTGTGGAGCTGGCTGCTTACCAGCTTAGAGATGTGGCTGgcgcttggtttgagatgtgggaaaaGGAAAGAGATGAAGATGATGGTCCGCCTActtggaagaatttgaagaggCCTTCATGGCTAACTTTATCCCAGAAGAGGATAGGGAAGCTAAGGCTACACAGTTCGAACAACTCAAGCAAGGGAATAAAAGTGTGCAAGAGTACTACATGGAATTCATAA
- the LOC108949214 gene encoding uncharacterized protein isoform X2, which translates to MARTCNSDTDTQDAAQETIATIVAQGRTKKPSTQKRKGKSTKGVQVPRVEHEEGVEHDEQIAQDPVPPPTAAPAQTAISPEVGQMFNAVNSAMEMFKAFMANQNERRDEIPLQSNRQNNFESSRVNEFLKLSHPLFHGSITDEDPMLWPEGVKKALRTMKAFDDEAVELAAYQLRDVAGAWFEMWEKERDEDDGPPTWKNLKRPSWLTLSQKRIGKLRLHSSNNSSKGIKVCKSTTWNS; encoded by the coding sequence ATGGCTCGTACTTGCAACTCTGACACCGACACTCAGGATGCTGCTCAAGAGACTATTGCTACTATTGTGGCTCAAGGTAGAACTAAGAAGCCTTCAACTCAGAAAAGGAAGGGTAAATCCACAAAGGGGGTTCAAGTACCCCGGGTTGAACATGAAGAAGGGGTGGAGCATGATGAGCAAATAGCTCAGGATCCAGTGCCACCCCCAACAGCAGCTCCGGCTCAGACAGCTATATCTCCAGAGGTGGGTCAGATGTTTAATGCTGTCAACAGTGCTATGgagatgtttaaagccttcatggcCAACCAGAACGAGAGAAGAGATGAGATACCACTTCAATCAAATAGACAGAACAATTTTGAGTCCTCAAGAGTGAATGAATTTTTAAAGTTGAGTCATCCATTGTTCCATGGTTCTATAACTGATGAAGATCCAATGTTGTGGCCGGAGGGTGTCAAGAAAGCCCTCCGAACGATGAAGGCATTTGATGATGAAGCTGTGGAGCTGGCTGCTTACCAGCTTAGAGATGTGGCTGgcgcttggtttgagatgtgggaaaaGGAAAGAGATGAAGATGATGGTCCGCCTActtggaagaatttgaagaggCCTTCATGGCTAACTTTATCCCAGAAGAGGATAGGGAAGCTAAGGCTACACAGTTCGAACAACTCAAGCAAGGGAATAAAAGTGTGCAAGAGTACTACATGGAATTCATAA